A region of the Candidatus Methylomirabilota bacterium genome:
CGACATCCTCGAGGAGAACGCCGAGGAGTTCGTGAAGAGCTACGTCCAGCGGGGAGGCGAGTAGCCCCGGTGCCGATCTACGAATACAGCTGCCTCGCCTGTCGCGAGGAGTTCGAAAAGCTCGTGTACGGGCAGATGACCGTGAGCTGCCCGCGCTGCGCGAGCCATGACGTCTCGCGGCGGCTGTCGATGTTCGGTGTGAAGACCGGCTCGACGGTCGCCGGCTCGGCCGGCAGCGGCTGCGGCTGCGCTTCGGGCGGCGGCTGAGGCTGTCGCTGACCCTGGCGGGACGCCAGGGCATCGACAGGGGGCCGTCCGCCCCCTTTTTTCATCTCCGGAAACCGACGGTCGGAGCTACGGGTCGATCATGGTGCAAGTCTTCACGGTGCCGAAGATCAGATGCGCGGGGTGTGCCGAGACGATCACCACAGCCCTGACCGGCCTCCGCGGGGTGATCGCGACCTCCGTCGCGGTGCCCGAGAAGGAAGTCCGGGTCGAGTACGACCCCGCGCGGGTCGACGAGGCCCGGGTCAAGCGCGCCCTCGTCGAGGCCGGCTTTCCCCCGGCCTGACGGGCTCGCCCGCGTGACCCCCGCCTTCTCTCTGGATGCCAAGTACCGCCTCGAGGAGGGGCGGATCTTCCTCTCCGGCATCCAGGCCCTCGTGCGCCTCCCGCTCGATCAGCACCGCGCCGACCGCCGGCGCGGGCTCCATACCGCCACGCTGATCTCCGGCTACCGGGGATCGCCGCTCGGGGGGTTCGACATCACGATCGAGCGGAACCGGGCGCTCCTGGCCGAGCACGACATCGTCTTCATCTCCGGCGTCAACGAGGACCTCGGGGCCACCGCCGTGTTCGGGAGCCAGCTCACGCACCTGTTCCCGCGGCCCCGCTACGACGGCGTCCTGGGGATGTGGTACGGCAAGGCGCCCGGCGTCGACCGGAGCGGCGACATCTTCAAGCACGCGAATTTCGCCGGGGTGGGACGTCATGGCGGGGTACTGGCCCTGGCCGGTGACGATCCCCAGGCGAAGTCCTCGACGCTCCCGACCCACTCGGAGGTCGCCTTCTACGACGCCCAGATCCCCGTCGTCTTCCCGGGCAGCATCCAGGACATCCTGGACCTCGGGCGCCTCGGCTTCGAGCTGTCACGGTACTCGGGGCTCTGGGTCGCTCTCAAGATCGTGACCGACGTCGCTGACGCGGTGGGCACGGCCGAGGTGGCGCCCGGCCGCGTCGTCACCACCGACCCCGGGTTCGTGTACGACGGGCACCGGTGGGAGGCGCGACAGCCCAAGCTCCTGCTCCCGCCCTTCACGCTGGACGTCGAGCGCGAGATCCAGTACGGGCGCCTCGAGGCGGCCAAGGCCTTCGCGGCGGCCAACCGCCTGAACCGGATCACGGTGCCGACACCGGGCGCCTGGCTCGGCATCGCGGCCGCCGGCAAGGCCTACTACGACCTCCGACAGGCGCTCCACGACCTCGGGCTCGACGACGAAGCGCTCCACCGCTACGGCATCCGCCTCCTCAAGCTCGGCCTGCTGTTTCCGATCGAGCCCGGCATCGTGGGGGAGTTCGCCGGGGGGCTCGAGGAGATCCTGGTCATCGAGGAGAAGCGCGCGTTCGTCGAGCTGTTCGTCCGCGACATCCTGTATAGCCGGACGGAGCGGCCCCGCGTGGTGGGAAAGCGCGACGACGCCGGCCGGGTCCTGGTCCCGGCCGACGGCGAGCTCGACGCCGACACGATCGCGCGGATCGTCGCGGGCCGGCTGGAGGGGCGGCTCCGGCTCGATTCGGTCTCGGCCCGGCTGGCCGCCCTCGAGGCGCTCCGCGAGCGCCCGGCTTCGCTCGCCGTCGCCCGCCAGCCGTACTTCTGCTCGGGATGCCCCCACAACCGCTCGACGGTGGTGCCCGAGGGTTCGACGGCGGCGGCCGGCATCGGCTGCCATGGCATGGCGCTCTACATGGACCGCGACGTCGTCGGGATCACGCAGATGGGTGGGGAGGGAGTCCAGTGGGTCGGGCTGGCGCCGTTCACCGAGATCTCCCACCTTTTCCAGCAGCTCGGCGACGGCACGCTCTTCCACTCGGGCTCGCTGGCGATCCGGCAGGCGGTGGCCGCGGGCACCAACGTCACCTTCAAGATTCTCTACAACTCGGCCGTGGCCATGACCGGCGGGCAGGACGCGGCCGGGGCCGTTCCGGTACCGGACCTCACACGCCAGCTCGAGGCGGAGGGCGTCCGCCGGATCCTGGTGCTGACCGACGAGCCCGACAAGTACTCGGCGGACGCGCGATGGGCGGCCGGGGTCGAGGTCTGGCATCGCGACCGGCTCGACGAAGCGCAGCGCCGCCTGCGGGAGATCCCGGGCGTGACCGCGCTCGTCTACGACCAGCGATGCGCCGCCGAAAAACGGCGCCTCCGGAAGCGGGGCAAGCTCCCCGATCCCGCGCTGCGGGTCGTGATCAACGAGGCGGTGTGCGAGGGCTGCGGGGACTGCGGGGTCAAGTCGAACTGCCTGTCCGTCCAGCCGGTCGACACCGAGTTCGGGCGGAAGACGCAGATCCACCAATCCTCGTGCACCAAGGACTACTCGTGCCTGCTGGGGGACTGCCCCTCGTTCCTGACCGTGATCCCGCTCGGCGACCGGCCGGCGCCGGCCCGGCGGCTCCATCGCGTCGACGAGGAGCTCCCGGAGCCCGTCCTCCGGGTCCGCCCGGAGGCGAACGTGTTCCTCACGGGCATCGGCGGCACCGGGGTCGTGACGGTGAACCAGGTCCTGGGGACGGCCGCGCTGCTCGAGGGAAAATTCGTCGCCGGCCTCGACCAGACGGGTCTGAGCCAGAAGGGCGGGCCGGTGGTGTCCCACCTCAAGATCGCGGAGCGCGCGGCCGATGTGGCCGGCAAGGTCGGGACCGGGGAGGCCGACGCCTACCTGGGCTTCGACCTCCTGGTGGCCAGCGCCCCCCAGAACCTGGCTCGCGCGCGGCCGGATCGGACGATCGCGGTCGTCTCCACGACCCAGGTGCCCACCGGGGCCATGGTGGCGTCCCCGGACGTCGAGTTCCCGGACGCGGGCGGGCTCCGGGCCGCCATTCAGCGGGTGACCCGCAAGGACGAGAACGTCTTCATCGACGCGCTCGGGCTGGCCGAGGCCCTGTTCCGTGACCACATGGCCGCGAACATGATCGTGCTGGGCGCCGCCTACCAGGCCGGCGCGATCCCGGTGGGTGCCGGCGCCATCGAGCGGGCCATCGCGCTCAACGGGGTCTCGGTGGAGATGAACACCCACGCCTTCCGGGTGGGTCGCCGGCTCGTCCTCGATCCAGCCTGGGGCGGAACCGTCCAGCGGCGGCGCCCCGGCGCCGTCGAGGTCGCCCCGGTCCTCACCGCGGAGGCCCGACGGCTCTGCGACGCGGTCGGCGCGACCGGCGAGCTCCGACGCCTGCTCGAGGTCCGGGTGCCCGAGCTGATCGCCTATCAGGATGCCGCCTATGCGGCGCCGTACCTGGAGTTCGTCGCGCGCGTCGTCGCGGCCGAGCGGGCCGCGATGCCCGGTGAGACCCGGCTCGGCGAGGCGGTCGCGCGGTACCTCTTCAAGCTGATGGCCTACAAGGACGAGTACGAGGTCGCCCGCCTGCACGTGAAGTCCGAGCTGGCCACGTCGCTGGCGGCCGAGCTTGGCGGTCCGGTGAAGGTGCGCTACCACCTCCATCCACCGGTCCTGCGCGCGCTCGGCTGGCGGCGGAAGATCGCGCTCGGGCCGTGGTTCGCGGGGGTGCTTCGCCTCCTGGCGCGCTTCCGCCGCCTGCGGGGGACCGCCTTCGACCCGTTCGGCTACGCCGAGGTGCGGCGTGTCGAGCGGTCCCTCGTCGGGGAATACCGGGGGCTCGTCGAGCGGGCGCTGGCGGACCTCTCCTCCGAGACCTACGAGCGCGCGCTCAAGGTCGCGCGGCTCCCCGACCTGATCCGCGGCTACGAGGGGATCAAGCTCAGGAACATCGAGTGCTTCCGCGAGGAAGCGCGCGCCCTCGGCATGGTGGAGACCGCCTGAGCCATGGCCAGCTTCAGCCCATGCGGATGCTCCTCGCCTGGATTGCCGGCGCGGGCGTGGCGATCGCGCTTGACCGGCGCCCTCGGCGCCGCCTAGACTCCTCGCAGCTCCCGCAACCTGAGGAGGACACCATGAGGCTCAGCGCAATCGGGCTTGCCGTCACGCTCGCTCTGGGAAGCTTCCTGCCGCTCCCGGCCGGGGCCCAGGCGCCGACGAAGGTCTTTCGGATCGGCTTCCTAGCCCCGGGCGCTCGCCCGGCCGCACCAAACTGGAAGCAGCGCTGGGCCTTCGTCGAGGGGCTCCGCGAGCTGGGCTGGGTCGAGGGGCAGAACATCGTCATCGAGGACCG
Encoded here:
- a CDS encoding zinc ribbon domain-containing protein, which gives rise to MPIYEYSCLACREEFEKLVYGQMTVSCPRCASHDVSRRLSMFGVKTGSTVAGSAGSGCGCASGGG
- a CDS encoding heavy-metal-associated domain-containing protein, with the protein product MVQVFTVPKIRCAGCAETITTALTGLRGVIATSVAVPEKEVRVEYDPARVDEARVKRALVEAGFPPA
- a CDS encoding indolepyruvate ferredoxin oxidoreductase family protein, coding for MTPAFSLDAKYRLEEGRIFLSGIQALVRLPLDQHRADRRRGLHTATLISGYRGSPLGGFDITIERNRALLAEHDIVFISGVNEDLGATAVFGSQLTHLFPRPRYDGVLGMWYGKAPGVDRSGDIFKHANFAGVGRHGGVLALAGDDPQAKSSTLPTHSEVAFYDAQIPVVFPGSIQDILDLGRLGFELSRYSGLWVALKIVTDVADAVGTAEVAPGRVVTTDPGFVYDGHRWEARQPKLLLPPFTLDVEREIQYGRLEAAKAFAAANRLNRITVPTPGAWLGIAAAGKAYYDLRQALHDLGLDDEALHRYGIRLLKLGLLFPIEPGIVGEFAGGLEEILVIEEKRAFVELFVRDILYSRTERPRVVGKRDDAGRVLVPADGELDADTIARIVAGRLEGRLRLDSVSARLAALEALRERPASLAVARQPYFCSGCPHNRSTVVPEGSTAAAGIGCHGMALYMDRDVVGITQMGGEGVQWVGLAPFTEISHLFQQLGDGTLFHSGSLAIRQAVAAGTNVTFKILYNSAVAMTGGQDAAGAVPVPDLTRQLEAEGVRRILVLTDEPDKYSADARWAAGVEVWHRDRLDEAQRRLREIPGVTALVYDQRCAAEKRRLRKRGKLPDPALRVVINEAVCEGCGDCGVKSNCLSVQPVDTEFGRKTQIHQSSCTKDYSCLLGDCPSFLTVIPLGDRPAPARRLHRVDEELPEPVLRVRPEANVFLTGIGGTGVVTVNQVLGTAALLEGKFVAGLDQTGLSQKGGPVVSHLKIAERAADVAGKVGTGEADAYLGFDLLVASAPQNLARARPDRTIAVVSTTQVPTGAMVASPDVEFPDAGGLRAAIQRVTRKDENVFIDALGLAEALFRDHMAANMIVLGAAYQAGAIPVGAGAIERAIALNGVSVEMNTHAFRVGRRLVLDPAWGGTVQRRRPGAVEVAPVLTAEARRLCDAVGATGELRRLLEVRVPELIAYQDAAYAAPYLEFVARVVAAERAAMPGETRLGEAVARYLFKLMAYKDEYEVARLHVKSELATSLAAELGGPVKVRYHLHPPVLRALGWRRKIALGPWFAGVLRLLARFRRLRGTAFDPFGYAEVRRVERSLVGEYRGLVERALADLSSETYERALKVARLPDLIRGYEGIKLRNIECFREEARALGMVETA